Proteins found in one Candidatus Poribacteria bacterium genomic segment:
- a CDS encoding cobalamin-binding protein, with the protein MSQLATLAEHIINGKAPLALKATEEAIAAGTPAADILQKGLIAGMQVVGERFRNNEFYVPEVLIAARAMKMSLEKLRPHLIDQHVEPVGKVAIGTCRGDLHDIGKNLVAMMLEGAGFEVMDLGIDVGPEKFVDAVKDGAQIVALSALLTTTMPAMRDTIQALKDAGLRDKVKVIIGGAPVTQDFADDIGADAYGRDAATGADKARELLSA; encoded by the coding sequence ATGAGCCAGCTTGCGACGCTCGCCGAGCACATCATCAACGGGAAGGCGCCTCTCGCCCTCAAGGCGACCGAGGAGGCTATCGCTGCTGGGACGCCGGCGGCGGACATCCTCCAGAAGGGCCTGATCGCTGGGATGCAGGTCGTCGGCGAACGGTTCCGCAACAACGAGTTCTATGTTCCTGAGGTGCTGATCGCGGCCCGCGCGATGAAGATGTCCCTTGAGAAACTCCGTCCGCACCTGATCGATCAGCACGTCGAGCCGGTTGGCAAGGTCGCCATCGGAACCTGTCGCGGCGACCTCCACGACATCGGCAAGAACCTCGTCGCCATGATGCTCGAAGGCGCCGGCTTCGAGGTCATGGACCTCGGCATCGACGTCGGGCCCGAGAAGTTCGTGGACGCCGTCAAGGACGGCGCGCAGATCGTCGCCCTGTCGGCGCTGCTCACGACGACGATGCCCGCGATGCGCGATACCATTCAGGCGCTCAAGGACGCCGGACTCCGCGACAAAGTCAAGGTCATCATCGGTGGCGCGCCCGTGACGCAGGACTTCGCCGACGACATCGGCGCCGACGCCTACGGGCGTGATGCGGCGACCGGCGCAGACAAGGCGCGCGAGCTCCTCTCCGCGTAG
- a CDS encoding DUF4445 domain-containing protein translates to MYRVRVASDDKEIPAPDDVSLLDTLAKHGVALTSPCGGEGTCGKCRIQATGDLNPPTIAERTLLGDLVRHGFRLSCQCIPQGDIAVTIPDSSRVPSIRILAGGARRDVPFFPNVRRRSFTWKKLELDDTGSQFDVVARLLNARADLVIDLPEVRELSRTLKEGQTYDGTIIGNRLVEVEPTDPDASVFGVALDIGTTTVVAHVIDLRTGESVGTASALNDQTHYGGDVISRINHATSMDNGLQELQDAVLTTVNRCFDMALERSDKSLSDIYEISVVGNTTMLHLFAGVYPRSLGQLPYSPVFSHGLDVPPNLLGLDTNPRGNVHLLPSIAGYVGADTVGAMIAASFDEDTGKTRLLADIGTNCELVLQRGGELIACSTPAGPAFEGARMDYGMMAGPGAIERVEFGEDVVLRVIGDATPIGICGSGVVDIAAELYRAGILDETGRIQSADDLVGIVSPLLCGRLHEQEKGTAFELATNDDGEPILFTQKDVREIQLAKAAIRSGIETLLDVAGVKADDLNEVLIAGGFGNYLNKENARLLGMIPDIPLERVRFVGNAALVGARLALVSYDMRTRAAKLAHTIRHIQIAGTPNFRMRFTEAMLFGDGFLM, encoded by the coding sequence ATGTATCGTGTGCGCGTGGCGTCGGACGACAAGGAAATCCCGGCGCCCGACGACGTGAGCCTGCTCGATACGCTCGCCAAGCACGGAGTCGCCCTCACCTCGCCCTGTGGAGGTGAGGGCACCTGTGGGAAGTGCCGCATTCAAGCGACGGGAGACCTGAACCCACCCACGATTGCGGAGAGGACGCTCCTCGGCGACCTGGTGAGACACGGGTTCCGCCTCTCCTGTCAGTGCATCCCCCAAGGCGATATCGCCGTCACGATCCCGGACAGTTCGCGCGTGCCGAGCATCCGTATCCTTGCGGGCGGCGCGCGCCGCGATGTCCCCTTCTTCCCCAACGTCCGCCGACGATCCTTCACCTGGAAGAAGCTGGAGCTCGACGACACGGGCTCTCAGTTCGACGTTGTCGCGCGCCTGCTGAATGCCCGAGCCGATCTGGTCATCGACCTGCCCGAAGTGCGTGAGCTTTCGCGGACACTCAAAGAAGGGCAGACCTACGACGGCACGATCATCGGGAACCGCCTCGTCGAGGTGGAACCGACCGATCCCGACGCTTCCGTCTTCGGTGTCGCCCTCGACATCGGTACGACGACCGTCGTCGCCCACGTCATCGACTTGAGAACCGGCGAGAGCGTCGGAACCGCCAGCGCGCTGAACGACCAGACGCACTACGGCGGCGACGTCATCTCCCGCATCAACCACGCGACGTCGATGGACAACGGGCTCCAAGAACTCCAGGACGCTGTGCTGACCACCGTCAATCGATGCTTCGATATGGCGCTGGAGCGCAGCGACAAGTCGCTTTCGGACATCTACGAGATCTCGGTCGTCGGCAACACGACGATGCTCCACCTGTTCGCGGGGGTCTACCCTCGGTCGCTGGGGCAACTGCCGTACTCGCCGGTCTTCAGCCACGGGCTCGACGTGCCGCCGAATCTGCTCGGATTGGACACGAACCCGCGAGGCAACGTGCATCTGCTGCCCAGCATCGCCGGCTACGTGGGAGCCGATACCGTCGGGGCGATGATTGCCGCCAGCTTCGATGAGGACACGGGCAAGACGCGACTGCTCGCCGACATCGGAACCAACTGCGAGCTCGTCCTGCAGCGCGGCGGCGAGCTGATCGCCTGCTCCACGCCCGCCGGGCCCGCGTTCGAGGGCGCGCGGATGGACTATGGCATGATGGCGGGTCCTGGAGCCATCGAACGCGTCGAGTTCGGCGAGGACGTTGTCCTCCGCGTCATCGGCGACGCCACGCCCATTGGCATCTGCGGCTCGGGCGTCGTCGATATCGCGGCGGAGCTGTACCGCGCCGGCATCCTCGACGAGACCGGGCGCATCCAGTCTGCCGACGATCTGGTCGGGATCGTCTCGCCGCTGCTCTGCGGCAGGCTCCATGAGCAGGAGAAGGGAACCGCGTTCGAGCTGGCGACCAACGACGACGGCGAGCCCATCCTCTTCACACAGAAGGACGTGCGCGAGATTCAGCTCGCGAAGGCGGCGATCCGCAGCGGCATCGAGACGCTCCTTGACGTCGCAGGCGTCAAGGCGGACGACCTCAACGAGGTCCTCATCGCGGGCGGCTTCGGTAACTACCTGAACAAGGAGAACGCCAGGTTGCTCGGCATGATTCCCGACATCCCGCTCGAACGCGTCCGGTTCGTCGGGAACGCCGCGCTCGTCGGGGCCCGTCTGGCGCTGGTCTCGTACGACATGCGGACGCGCGCTGCCAAGCTGGCGCACACGATCCGCCACATTCAGATCGCCGGAACCCCGAACTTCAGGATGCGGTTCACGGAAGCCATGCTGTTCGGCGACGGCTTCCTCATGTAG
- a CDS encoding DUF1638 domain-containing protein: MPTLNLTVVACEVFRREFEGIAAQLPHHYTFDFQPFGLHDTPEKLAAHLQTVVDECTDTEAILIGYGLCSRGIVGLRAVHAPLVVPKAHDCMTFFLGSRERYMTEFAANPGTYYYSAGWIERYNPDTTQSQYVPNTALQESARARKYAQYVEQYGEDNAQYLMELETQWQGHYSRTAFIDTGFGNKSYYQSFVQNLARSNGWTYAELEGDHALMRRLLNGEWNEDFLIVPPGDAIRDTADDEIIALSSLGDMTRQNGDHDR; the protein is encoded by the coding sequence ATGCCGACGCTCAACCTGACCGTCGTCGCGTGCGAGGTGTTCCGCCGCGAGTTCGAGGGAATCGCCGCACAACTTCCGCACCACTACACGTTCGACTTCCAGCCGTTCGGGTTGCACGACACGCCGGAGAAGCTCGCCGCCCATCTCCAGACCGTCGTTGACGAATGCACGGACACCGAGGCGATCCTGATCGGCTATGGATTGTGCAGTCGCGGCATCGTCGGTCTTCGCGCCGTCCACGCGCCGCTGGTCGTGCCCAAGGCGCACGACTGCATGACGTTCTTCCTCGGCTCGCGCGAACGCTACATGACCGAGTTCGCCGCCAATCCGGGGACCTACTACTACTCGGCGGGATGGATCGAGCGGTACAACCCCGACACGACGCAGAGCCAGTACGTCCCGAATACGGCGCTTCAGGAGTCGGCGCGAGCCCGGAAGTACGCGCAATACGTCGAGCAGTACGGCGAAGACAACGCCCAGTACCTCATGGAGCTCGAAACGCAGTGGCAGGGGCACTACTCTCGCACGGCGTTCATCGACACCGGCTTCGGAAACAAGAGCTACTACCAGTCCTTCGTGCAGAACCTCGCCCGGTCGAACGGCTGGACCTACGCGGAACTCGAGGGCGACCATGCTCTGATGCGTCGCCTACTCAACGGTGAGTGGAATGAGGACTTCCTGATCGTACCGCCCGGAGACGCGATCCGGGATACTGCCGATGACGAGATCATCGCCCTCTCGTCCCTCGGCGACATGACGCGACAGAATGGAGACCACGACCGATGA
- a CDS encoding redoxin domain-containing protein, translated as MSPLHRYTKPGESRCGRTSMVRSPQHEESCMLRRTLSSVLVGCLLAVTAMAAEGPKIGDAIDDFTLPDARTGDPTALSTFAVEGKEPAKGVLLLFIATQCPVSNDYNERMAALHTAYEKKGIRVLGINSNKQESVPEVVEHAKKNKLAFTIVKDPDNKIADVLNARVTPEAYLLEVKGGDSPKLVLRYHGAIDDSQNTSKIQSKYLDTALDAFLAAKPIAKTETKAFGCTIKRVDKPSKDRPSATP; from the coding sequence ATGTCGCCTCTCCATCGGTACACTAAACCTGGTGAGAGTCGGTGCGGTCGAACCAGTATGGTTCGGTCCCCCCAACATGAGGAGTCCTGCATGTTGCGACGTACGCTTTCCTCTGTCCTTGTCGGTTGCCTGCTTGCCGTGACGGCGATGGCTGCCGAAGGGCCCAAGATCGGCGATGCCATCGACGACTTCACGTTGCCCGATGCCCGGACGGGCGACCCGACGGCCCTATCGACGTTCGCGGTCGAGGGGAAGGAGCCGGCCAAGGGCGTTCTCCTTCTGTTCATCGCCACACAGTGCCCCGTCTCCAACGACTACAACGAGCGAATGGCTGCCCTCCATACGGCCTATGAGAAGAAGGGCATCCGCGTTCTCGGCATCAACTCGAACAAGCAGGAGTCGGTGCCCGAGGTCGTCGAGCACGCCAAGAAGAACAAGTTGGCGTTCACCATCGTCAAGGACCCCGACAACAAGATCGCCGACGTCCTCAACGCGCGCGTGACGCCCGAAGCCTATCTCCTCGAAGTGAAGGGCGGCGACTCGCCGAAGCTCGTCCTTCGCTACCACGGAGCCATCGACGACAGCCAGAACACCTCGAAGATCCAGAGCAAGTACCTCGACACTGCGTTGGACGCCTTCCTCGCAGCGAAGCCCATCGCCAAGACCGAGACCAAAGCGTTCGGCTGTACGATCAAGCGCGTCGACAAGCCGTCGAAGGATCGCCCCAGTGCGACCCCGTGA
- a CDS encoding TlpA family protein disulfide reductase, whose amino-acid sequence MRWTPSSQRSPSPRPRPKRSAVRSSASTSRRRIAPVRPRDAVGICLLAAATLLSVACGRSQPKEAAPAASVAPSDTVPVVGQEEVAAAVAAARGSVVVLNFWATWCGPCVEEMPEFAKLADEYGSKGIKFIAVSFDDVDTLESAVKPFVKKHAYPFQFAIKEQTNGNAFEAFVNAVDPEWGGGVPATFVYDREGTLRHSFYEQQSYDDMLAAVTPYL is encoded by the coding sequence CTGCGTTGGACGCCTTCCTCGCAGCGAAGCCCATCGCCAAGACCGAGACCAAAGCGTTCGGCTGTACGATCAAGCGCGTCGACAAGCCGTCGAAGGATCGCCCCAGTGCGACCCCGTGACGCTGTCGGTATATGCCTTCTAGCCGCCGCGACGCTTCTGAGCGTCGCGTGCGGCCGAAGCCAGCCGAAGGAAGCCGCCCCAGCCGCCAGCGTCGCACCCTCGGATACCGTCCCCGTCGTCGGACAGGAAGAAGTCGCCGCAGCCGTCGCTGCTGCGCGTGGCAGCGTTGTCGTGCTCAACTTCTGGGCGACGTGGTGCGGGCCCTGCGTCGAGGAGATGCCGGAGTTCGCCAAGCTCGCAGACGAGTACGGCTCCAAGGGGATCAAGTTCATCGCCGTCTCGTTCGACGACGTCGATACGCTGGAGAGCGCCGTCAAGCCGTTCGTGAAGAAGCACGCGTACCCGTTCCAGTTCGCGATCAAGGAGCAGACGAACGGCAACGCGTTCGAGGCGTTCGTCAACGCGGTGGACCCGGAGTGGGGCGGCGGCGTGCCCGCAACGTTCGTCTACGACCGCGAAGGCACGCTGCGCCATTCGTTCTATGAGCAGCAGTCGTACGACGACATGCTCGCCGCTGTGACCCCCTACCTCTGA
- the ispH gene encoding 4-hydroxy-3-methylbut-2-enyl diphosphate reductase — protein sequence MIGTPLAQQHAASAPLEVIVARSAGTCFGVEAAIRLAEHEKKPILGPLVHNPKIVGDLASHGIPILERYADLETLDGVSEVIITAHGYPRTLKEALRERGIVYHDATCPVLLKWVYRKIQSFERDGYYVLLVGNPHHAEIIASRSYGSRISVVYSTEAVDALPNDLGKTVAICQTTITREKFHDLVEYIRRTKYPECRAVDTRCKPVKNQQEAVQALAEWVDAMIIVGGYDSSNTTNLARIAAKRLPDTTYHIDAKELVRKEWLRGIRHLGIGAGTSTPKEQIDEVQQRIADLYDGPVLFRRDGDESAEELIDIDGSEL from the coding sequence CTGATCGGGACCCCATTGGCTCAGCAGCATGCCGCGTCTGCGCCGCTGGAAGTCATCGTCGCACGAAGCGCGGGAACCTGCTTCGGCGTCGAAGCTGCCATCAGACTCGCCGAGCACGAGAAGAAGCCCATTCTGGGGCCCCTCGTGCACAATCCGAAGATCGTCGGCGACCTCGCCTCCCACGGTATCCCCATCCTGGAGCGGTACGCCGACCTCGAAACGCTCGACGGTGTCTCCGAGGTGATCATCACCGCGCACGGCTACCCGCGCACCCTCAAGGAGGCGCTCCGCGAGCGCGGCATTGTCTACCACGACGCGACATGCCCCGTGCTCCTCAAATGGGTCTACCGCAAGATTCAGAGCTTCGAGCGCGACGGCTACTACGTCTTGCTCGTTGGGAACCCCCACCACGCGGAGATCATCGCCAGCCGCAGCTACGGGTCGCGCATCAGCGTCGTCTACAGCACGGAAGCCGTCGACGCGCTGCCGAACGACCTCGGCAAGACAGTCGCCATCTGCCAGACGACGATCACGCGCGAGAAGTTCCACGACCTCGTCGAGTACATCCGACGGACGAAGTACCCCGAATGCCGCGCCGTCGATACGCGCTGCAAGCCCGTTAAGAACCAGCAGGAAGCGGTTCAGGCGCTTGCCGAATGGGTCGATGCGATGATCATCGTCGGCGGGTACGACTCCAGTAATACGACGAACCTCGCCCGCATCGCCGCCAAACGCCTCCCCGACACGACCTACCACATTGATGCCAAGGAGCTCGTTCGGAAGGAATGGCTCCGGGGCATCCGCCACCTCGGGATTGGAGCCGGCACGAGCACACCCAAAGAGCAGATCGACGAGGTTCAGCAGCGCATCGCCGACCTCTATGACGGGCCCGTGCTCTTCCGCCGTGACGGCGACGAGTCCGCTGAAGAACTCATCGACATCGACGGTTCCGAGCTCTGA
- a CDS encoding glutamine synthetase, producing MSVRGTLTLDELRERVGAGTITQVLSVFPDCYGRLVGKRIDAEFFVEHVAEHGMHACDYLLAVDMEMDPVPGYELTSWETGYGDFLAAPDWRTLRVASWLERTAIVLCDLVDEKRDQPVSVAPRSILRAQLERAAQIGIEAVGGSELEFYLFDETYRDARAKRYEGIERAGWYIEDYHIFQGTKEDDVIGAIREHLSRSGIPVEFSKGEWGPGQQEINVRYAEMLEMADRHSLYKHIAREVAWQRGKSVTFMAKWSAQEAGSSCHMHLSLWRDGVNLFADGSDAFRAFVGGLLEHAAEMTLFLAPTVNSYKRYQPGTFAPTAITWASDNRTAAFRVVGYGASQRIECRLPGADVNPYLAYAALLAAGLDGMARGLDPGELFVGDAYRAESLPRVPTSLRDAIALAERSGFFRQALGDDVMNHYLHFARVEQQAYDRAVTDWERIRYFERI from the coding sequence ATGAGCGTGCGCGGGACGCTGACGCTGGACGAACTGCGCGAGCGTGTCGGCGCGGGAACCATCACGCAGGTCCTGTCTGTCTTCCCCGACTGCTATGGCAGGCTCGTCGGCAAGCGCATCGACGCCGAGTTCTTCGTCGAGCACGTCGCCGAGCACGGCATGCACGCCTGCGACTACCTGCTCGCCGTGGACATGGAGATGGACCCGGTTCCCGGCTACGAGCTGACGAGTTGGGAGACGGGCTACGGGGACTTCCTCGCGGCTCCCGACTGGCGGACGCTTCGCGTCGCGTCGTGGCTCGAACGGACGGCGATCGTCCTCTGCGACCTCGTGGACGAGAAGCGCGACCAACCGGTGTCGGTGGCTCCCAGGAGCATCCTTCGAGCGCAGCTCGAACGCGCCGCGCAGATCGGAATCGAAGCCGTCGGTGGCTCGGAGCTCGAGTTCTACCTGTTCGACGAGACCTACCGCGACGCCCGCGCGAAGCGGTACGAGGGCATCGAGCGCGCCGGGTGGTACATCGAGGACTACCACATCTTCCAGGGAACCAAGGAAGACGATGTCATCGGCGCGATCCGCGAGCATCTGAGCCGATCCGGCATCCCCGTCGAGTTCAGCAAGGGCGAGTGGGGTCCCGGTCAGCAGGAGATCAACGTCCGCTACGCCGAGATGCTCGAGATGGCAGACCGCCACTCCCTCTACAAGCACATCGCGCGGGAAGTCGCGTGGCAACGCGGCAAGTCAGTCACCTTCATGGCGAAGTGGAGCGCCCAAGAGGCGGGCAGCAGTTGCCACATGCACCTGAGCCTGTGGCGCGACGGCGTGAACCTGTTCGCGGACGGCTCCGACGCGTTCCGCGCGTTCGTCGGGGGCCTGCTGGAACACGCCGCCGAGATGACGCTCTTCCTGGCGCCGACCGTCAACTCCTACAAGCGCTACCAGCCGGGAACGTTCGCTCCGACGGCGATCACCTGGGCGAGCGACAACCGGACGGCGGCGTTTCGCGTCGTGGGCTATGGGGCGAGCCAGCGAATCGAGTGCCGCCTACCAGGCGCGGATGTGAACCCCTATCTTGCCTACGCCGCTCTTCTCGCGGCTGGGCTCGATGGCATGGCTCGCGGGCTCGATCCGGGCGAGCTCTTCGTCGGCGATGCCTACCGCGCCGAGAGCCTTCCGCGCGTCCCGACCTCCTTGCGCGACGCGATCGCTCTCGCGGAACGGAGCGGCTTCTTCCGACAAGCCCTTGGCGACGACGTGATGAACCACTACCTCCACTTCGCCCGGGTCGAGCAGCAGGCTTACGACAGAGCCGTCACGGATTGGGAACGCATCCGCTACTTCGAGCGGATCTAG
- a CDS encoding MBL fold metallo-hydrolase yields MDITFLGTASVVPGAGHDTASAVINGKYLIDTGWYAAIKMRNYGFSPMDLSAVFLTHCHHDHYIGLPQVLFYLSMRRRERPDRPPLKIVGPADDLATVVELARALLQPGRFPDVDPPVELFPLEPGDAFEDDTLSVATTTSKHPVAGLCYRFTERESGATCAFTGDTAFLPSIAEHVRGVDLLVHEASFGGKPAPADNGSLHAGAPEAAEIARLGGVKRLVLTHSTEDQQEPSLEAARAIFPNTFWPRDGETVSL; encoded by the coding sequence ATGGACATCACCTTCCTCGGCACGGCATCCGTCGTCCCGGGTGCGGGTCACGACACGGCGAGCGCCGTCATCAACGGCAAGTACTTGATCGACACCGGCTGGTACGCCGCCATCAAGATGCGGAACTACGGGTTCAGCCCGATGGACTTGTCGGCGGTGTTCCTGACACACTGCCACCACGACCACTACATCGGGCTTCCCCAGGTGCTGTTCTACCTGTCGATGCGCCGCCGGGAGCGACCCGACCGTCCGCCTCTCAAGATCGTCGGGCCCGCCGACGACCTGGCGACGGTCGTCGAGCTCGCCCGCGCGCTCCTTCAGCCGGGCAGGTTCCCCGACGTCGATCCGCCGGTCGAGCTCTTCCCGCTGGAGCCCGGCGACGCGTTCGAGGACGACACGCTGAGTGTTGCGACGACGACATCGAAGCACCCGGTCGCTGGGCTCTGCTACCGGTTCACCGAGAGGGAATCGGGCGCGACATGCGCGTTCACGGGCGACACGGCATTCCTGCCCTCCATCGCGGAACATGTGCGGGGCGTCGATCTGCTCGTCCACGAGGCGTCCTTCGGCGGCAAGCCGGCTCCCGCCGACAACGGGTCGTTGCACGCCGGAGCGCCTGAAGCCGCCGAGATCGCGCGATTGGGCGGCGTGAAGCGGCTCGTCCTGACCCACTCGACCGAGGATCAGCAGGAACCGTCACTCGAGGCGGCGCGCGCCATCTTCCCTAACACCTTCTGGCCCCGCGACGGCGAGACCGTCTCCCTATGA
- a CDS encoding gamma-glutamyl-gamma-aminobutyrate hydrolase family protein, which yields MRRAAKPEPLIGITTYAREPHDNRAKVLEVFRSPSAYSDAVTRGGGVPLLISPAIRNVQRLAQALDGILLVGGGDINPSRYGAQRHPSVYSTDDERDELEVSLTRAFIDAGKPILGICRGIQMLNVALHGDLIQHLPDVRVQDIDHAGFPSPPGWHAVTLEPDSLAAKVFQQAAFDVTTWHHQAVGKLGDGLRVVGAAPDGIVEAVELPDHPWCLGVQWHPEIDAGVDPTQQRLFTRFVAAARPS from the coding sequence ATGAGGAGAGCCGCCAAGCCGGAGCCGCTCATCGGCATCACGACCTACGCGCGGGAACCCCACGACAACCGCGCGAAGGTCCTCGAAGTCTTCCGAAGCCCTTCTGCCTACTCGGACGCTGTGACCCGTGGCGGGGGCGTGCCGCTGCTCATCTCGCCGGCGATCCGAAACGTCCAGCGGCTCGCCCAGGCGCTCGACGGCATCCTGCTCGTCGGCGGCGGAGACATCAACCCGTCGCGCTACGGCGCTCAGCGGCATCCGTCCGTCTACTCGACCGACGACGAGCGCGATGAGCTCGAAGTCTCGCTGACGCGCGCCTTCATCGACGCCGGCAAGCCGATCCTCGGCATCTGCCGGGGCATCCAGATGCTCAACGTCGCGCTGCATGGCGACCTGATCCAGCACCTGCCCGATGTCCGCGTGCAGGACATCGATCACGCGGGGTTCCCATCGCCTCCCGGTTGGCACGCGGTCACGCTGGAGCCCGACTCGCTGGCGGCGAAGGTGTTCCAGCAGGCCGCGTTCGACGTGACGACGTGGCACCACCAGGCGGTCGGCAAGCTGGGCGACGGCTTGCGCGTCGTCGGCGCGGCTCCTGACGGCATCGTCGAAGCGGTCGAGCTGCCGGATCATCCGTGGTGCCTCGGCGTCCAATGGCATCCCGAGATCGACGCCGGGGTCGATCCGACGCAGCAGCGTCTCTTCACGCGCTTCGTGGCCGCCGCGCGCCCGTCTTAG
- a CDS encoding methyltransferase codes for METRPLRREIEFQATVRGIALRFQSTWGLFSPREIDAGSRLLIENVDVRPDDVCLDLGCGYGAIGVPLAKTASGGSVTMVDKDFVAVDYARRNARLNGCANAASVLSNGFSALADRRFSLVVSNLPANVGKEMLTILLEDARTHLEPGGRLVVVTIAGLREFVRRSFLESFGNYEKVKQGRAHTVALAVR; via the coding sequence ATGGAGACGCGCCCTTTGCGCCGCGAGATCGAGTTCCAAGCGACGGTTCGGGGCATAGCGCTCAGGTTCCAGTCGACTTGGGGCTTGTTCTCACCGAGGGAGATCGACGCGGGATCGCGGTTGCTGATCGAGAACGTGGACGTTCGCCCGGATGACGTCTGCCTCGACCTCGGTTGCGGCTACGGAGCCATCGGCGTTCCGCTGGCGAAAACCGCGAGCGGCGGCTCCGTGACGATGGTCGACAAAGACTTCGTCGCTGTCGATTACGCGAGGCGGAACGCGCGCCTGAACGGATGCGCCAACGCCGCGTCGGTGCTCAGCAACGGCTTCTCGGCGCTGGCGGATCGGCGATTCAGCCTCGTCGTCTCAAATCTGCCGGCGAACGTCGGCAAGGAGATGCTCACGATCCTGTTGGAGGACGCCCGGACGCACCTGGAGCCGGGCGGTCGGCTCGTCGTCGTGACCATTGCGGGGCTGCGCGAGTTCGTCCGGCGGAGCTTCCTGGAGTCGTTCGGGAACTACGAGAAGGTCAAACAGGGAAGAGCCCACACCGTCGCGCTCGCCGTGCGGTAG